A region from the Gossypium hirsutum isolate 1008001.06 chromosome A08, Gossypium_hirsutum_v2.1, whole genome shotgun sequence genome encodes:
- the LOC107913224 gene encoding protein NETWORKED 3A, producing the protein MVHMMNKIEESSRWWWFDSHHDGSKRSQWLQSTLSELDSKTKAMLKLIEEDADSFAKRAEMYYKKRPELISLVEDFYRSHRLLAERYDQIKLDPGNRLVTTLGSPFSSMKYCHSEKTINLMDKLYDSSSETFDSEDYAESEVDDPENDETGEEVEDPEQEDKYEAGLVTKEGHVVKEDESSKVFRDELMKLREEIEKLKEENKVQKAQLIQKDEEKKEVIRQLSYAVQALKDENMELKKNMVKRPSPSKWSPFEFNKIKGGLFGMLLNGSPLSRSTIIAL; encoded by the exons ATGGTTCACATGATGAACAAGATCGAGGAAAGTTCAAGATGGTGGTGGTTTGATAGTCACCACGACGGTTCAAAGCGCTCCCAATGGCTTCAATCCACTCTTTCTG AGTTGGACTCCAAGACCAAGGCAATGCTAAAATTGATTGAGGAAGATGCAGATTCTTTTGCAAAGCGTGCAGAAATGTATTACAAGAAACGTCCCGAGTTGATTAGCTTGGTTGAAGATTTCTACCGATCCCATCGTTTACTCGCTGAGCGGTATGATCAAATTAAGTTGGACCCTGGAAATCGCCTTGTAACAACATTGGGATCCCCGTTTTCTTCCATGAAGTACTGCCATTCAGAGAAGACGATCAACTTGATGGATAAACTCTATGATAGCAGCTCCGAGACCTTTGATTCTGAAGACTATGCTGAATCAGAAGTTGATGACCCTGAAAATGATGAAACTGGGGAGGAAGTCGAGGATCCCGAGCAGGAAGATAAATACGAAGCCGGTTTAGTAACTAAAGAAGGCCATGTTGTGAAGGAAGATGAATCTTCAAAGGTGTTCCGTGATGAATTGATGAAGTTAAGGGAAGAAATAGAGAAACTGAAAGAAGAGAACAAGGTTCAGAAGGCTCAATTAATTCagaaagatgaagagaagaaAGAGGTGATTAGACAACTCAGTTATGCTGTCCAAGCGCTCAAGGATGAGAACATGGAGCTGAAGAAGAATATGGTTAAAAGACCATCCCCCAGTAAATGGAGTCcctttgaatttaacaaaataaaggGAGGACTATTTGGGATGTTGTTGAATGGGTCCCCATTGTCTCGTTCTACTATCATTGCCCTGTAG
- the LOC107907678 gene encoding classical arabinogalactan protein 26, whose product MASLWSPWGNLFMFLMAYFSSLPLSSSSQLYLHVQYSTISAAPAFLPSAPLASSPSLPPDIEPLFPTPNGVPPSPTDSSMPTIPSSPSPPNPDNIVAPAPGFAFSPSNSPLPVSTSVYPTSARALKPTLFLGLLVFSILQKLSGV is encoded by the coding sequence ATGGCTTCCCTTTGGTCACCATGGGGAAACTTGTTCATGTTTTTAATGGCTTATTTTTCTTCACTACCCTTATCTTCATCATCTCAGCTATATTTACATGTACAATACTCAACTATATCAGCTGCACCGGCATTCCTTCCAAGTGCACCTCTTGCTTCTTCTCCAAGTTTACCCCCTGATATTGAGCCTTTGTTCCCTACTCCGAATGGTGTGCCACCTTCTCCTACTGATTCGTCGATGCCCACGATTCCTTCAAGCCCCAGTCCCCCGAATCCGGATAACATCGTGGCCCCTGCTCCTGGTTTCGCATTTTCACCATCTAACAGCCCTTTGCCGGTATCCACTTCGGTTTATCCAACTTCAGCTCGAGCTTTAAAACCAACATTGTTTCTTGGTTTGCTAGTATTTAGTATATTGCAGAAGCTTTCTGGTGTGTGA